The DNA region GCGCGAGGTCGACTCCGAACCACGTCCGACCGGCCTGCCCAGCGAGGGCGCGAGCCCTAGGCCGTTGTCGCCGCCCGGTCAGGACCGGCGCGCGACCCACGACACAAGGCCGACCCGGCCGACCCGACTGCGCCTCCGCCCAGAGTCGACTCGCCTTCCTACCGCGGTACTACTCGCCACTGCCGTATTCGGTCCCGCAGTGCCGATGACATGCGAGTTTTCCCACCTAGCTTGACGGCAGGGTCGCACACGCCTCGTCCCCGCCGTGATCCGGGCACGCCTTCCACCTTCCCCAGCCGGCCCTGCCGGTCCCGCTCCAGGCACCGCCGCCCACCGCACACAGCCCCCTGCGCTGCGGTGCCCGCCCAGCAGTTGGTCATCCGTGACGACGACAGGAGAAACCCATGGGACCGTATGCACGCACAGGTCTGGCCGGGATCGTGAGCTGCGGTGTTCTACTCACCGCCGTCCTCATCGGGCGGCCGGACGGCACCGGCAACGGCACCGACGACAACGCCAAGGACGAGCGACCGCAGCCTGGGCCCTACGTCGCTCTCGGCGACTCCTACACCTCCGGCCCGAAGATCCCCCGACAGTCCAAAACACCGGCCGGCTGCGACCGTTCCGACCACAACTATCCGGCGGTGGTGGCACGCCAACTCGGAGTCACGGCTGCTGACTTCCGCGATGTCAGCTGCAGCGGTGCCACCATCACCGACCTCACCACGCCGCAGAAGACCTCCAACGGCACCAACCCCGCCCAGCTTTCGGCCCTCTCGACGCGGACGCGGCTGGTCACCCTCGGCATCGGCGGCAACGACATCGGCTTCGGCTCGACGGTCACGAAATGCGTCACGATGGGCGCGATGTACCGTGCGATCCGCAGCGATCGCCTCTTCTCCGACGATGCGCCCTGTAAAAAGCAGTACGTCGACGGCGGCACCGACGAAGTTGCACAGAAGATCCAGACGGCCGGCCGAAAGCTGTCCGCGGTGCTGGCCGAGATCGAACAGCGGGCGCCGAAGGCCCGGGTCTACGTCGTCGGCTATCCGGTGATCCTGCCCGCCGAAGGAAAAGGCTGCGGCAGGGAACTGCCCCTCGCGCCCGGTGACGCGACCTACCTGCACGGCAAGGGGAATCAGCTCAACACCATGCTTCGCGCGCAGGCTGAGGCCGCCGGAGCGACGTACGTCGACACCTACTCCCCGTCCGTCGGCCACGACGCCTGCTCCGCGCAGAAGACCCGCTGGATCGAGCCCCTGCGGCCCAGCAGCCCGGCCGCCGCCGTCCACCCGAACGCGCGCGGCGAGAAAGGCATGGCCGACGCCGTGCTCCGTGCGATCGACGCTTGAACGCCCGTAGGAAACAGGGGACTTCCAGCCGTCGGCGGCTGGCCTGCCCGATCCACCCCGCCCTGCCGCACTCGTTGCCGGGATGGCGCCCCACAGGAAGAACTCCGGCAGCATGCCCACCGTTCTCATTGTCAACGACCGGAAGCTGCACCGCCTCAGCTACCGCCTTCTGCTGGATTCCGAGCCAGACCTGAACGCGGTCGGCGAGGCAGCCGGCGGTGCCGAGGCGATCCGTATGACCGCCGCGCTTCTCCCGGACGTCGTCCTCATGCACATCCTCAAGCCCAGCACGGAGTCGATCGACACCGTCCGCTGCATCGCACGCGGTGACAGCCCGTCCCGCTCCCGCGTACTGCTGCTTGCCCCGGCCGGGCTCGACGGGTACGCCTGGGCCGCGCTGGCGGCCGGCGCCGACGCACTGCTCCCGGAGCACACCGCCCCGCACGAGCTGACCGCAAGCATCCGCGCGGTGGCGGCCGGAGGCGCCGTCATCCCGCCCGATCTCACCTGCCCACTCATCGACACCGTCCGACGACGGCCTTCTGTCTCCACGACCCTGCCGACGGAACGACTCGACGCACTCACCGAACGTGAACGCCAGGTCCTTGCCACCGTCGCCTCCGGCTGGAGCACCACCGAGATCGCCGAACGCCTCTCCCTCGCCGAGTCCACCGTCAAGTCACACGTGGGCAGCATCCTCACCAAGATCGGAGTCCGGGACCGGGTCCAGGCCGTGAACCTTGCCTACGACACCGGCCTCGTCAGGCCTTCCTGAGCATGGACGGAGGACTTCGCGGAGGGCTCGGACGCAGGTCCCTGGGTCGGAGGAGACGGGCGGCGCCTGCTTCGCCACAGCAGCGCGCCCCCGATCGCCATCAGGACGACCAGGGCGAGGGCAGGGCCGCCCAGCATGAGGACGCGCTGGAGAGAGGTCGCGGCGGCGTAGCCGACACCCGCTTCCGCTGTGGCCCACACACAAGCGGCGATGACGCTGTACGGAGCGATGCACCGGTAGCGCAGGCGGGTCGCGCCCGCGGAGTGCGGGGCGAGGGTGCGCATCACCGGCAGGAAGCGGGCCACGAAGACCGCTCGGCCGCCGTGGCGCCTCATCAGCGTCTCGGCCCGGCCCCATGCGGCATCCGGAATACGACGGCCCATGGCGCCGCCGCGCAGCCGGTCACCGAGATACCTGCCGGTGCGGTGGGCGAGAAAGTCACCCACCACCACGGCGCCGACTGCGGCTGCGATGACGAGAAGAAGGCTGACCTGGCCGGTGCGGGCCAGCGCGCCGGCGGTCAGGAGCAGGGTCAGCGTCGGGATGAAAGCGCCGACGAGAAGGATCGACTCGGCCAGGACAGCGGCGGCCACCACCATGTACGCCGAGGCCGGGGAGATGTGGCCGAGGAGGTCGGAGAGCGCGTTCACCGCCGCGCCTCGACGGACTGCTGCTCGGGGTGGTCCGCGGAGACGTGGGGTCGTTGCAGATGCCAGACGTAGGCGGGAGGAACGTTGGCCCACACCGTCCAGCGGCCCGTGGCGTAGGTGCGCTGATAGGCGCCCATGATCTCGTCCACGGCGGCGTGGCGGCGGGCCTCGGCTCGCGATGCCGTCAGGGCACGGGCCTTGCAGGTGCCGAGGTAGGCGAAGTAGGTCAGCGTGCCGCCGGGGTGGAGGAGTTCCATGTAGCGGGCCATGATGCGCTCGACCTGCGCGGGCGTGAAGTTGGTCAGGGGCAGCCCGGAGACGATGACGTCGTACCGCTGGTCGGTGTCGAGCTGCTCGACGTAGGTCTGATGCACGTTCACCTGCGCAGACGTGGCTGTCAGGTGCGAGTGTGTGGTGACGAGACGGCGCAGTCGCTCGGCGAAACGCGGGTTGGCCTCCACGACGTCCAGGCGGCTGCCCCGGGACAGCCGCGGTATCAGGGCCCGGGTGACCGGGCCGGTGCCGGCGCCGGCTTCCAGAACTGCCAGCGGGTGGGGCGCCTGAGCCCGTACGGGGTCGGTGAGCACGCGGGCCAGCGCCTTGCCGCTGGGGGCTATGGCACCCGTGGTACGCAGATCACGGGCTGCCTCGATCAGGAACATCCAGCCTTCGGCGTTGCGCTGCACCAGGACACGGTCGTGGGAGGTGGTCCAGTCGTTCATGAATTTGACGCTAGAAAGCCGCGCCCGGCATCAGATCCGCCGTTCTGCGACGGCGTCCCCCTACGAAAGTAGGGGGACGGGCAGCGCCGATCGTCAGATGGAAGGGAGCGTGAGTCTGTCTAGGATCGCGAAGGTGAGCAGGAGCAAGGCCTCAAGGTGGGCAGCGGCCGCCGGACGTGCAGGACTCGTGGCGTTTCTCGCACTGGCCGCCGCGGTGAACGGTGCGTCGATCAGCGGCGGTCAGTACCTGGCCCCGGTCATCGCCTCCGCGGTGGTGTGCGCGGTGGCTGTGCTCGTGCCGCGGCTGAGATGGCCTCTCGCTCCGTTCCTGGTCACCGCGGTCACCGCGTGGTGGGGATGGCTCACGGTGCCGCTGCTGGGCATCGTCATGTTCGACCTGGCCGTGGCACGCCGGATGCGGGTGGCGTTGGGCTGCGCCGCCGTGGCGCTGGGTGCCAATCTGTTCGGCTACCCGGCAACTCGGGTGTGGGCCGACCAGCGGTATGTGTCCGCGCTGTTCGTGCTGCTGCTCGGCGTCGTCGTCGGACTGTGGCTCGGCAACCGGCGCCGCCTGCTCCAGGCGCTGGCAGCCGACGTCGAGCACCTGCGAATCGAGGCGCAACTGCGCGAGGAGGCGGCCCGCATCGCGGAACGGTCCCGTATCGCCGCCGAGATGCACGACGTCCTGGCCCACCGCCTGAGCCTGATCGCCCTGCACACCGGTGTCCTGTCCACGAAGAGCGACATGCTGCCCGCACCGGTCACCGAACGCCTCGGACTGCTGCGCACG from Streptomyces sp. NBC_00258 includes:
- a CDS encoding SGNH/GDSL hydrolase family protein, producing the protein MGPYARTGLAGIVSCGVLLTAVLIGRPDGTGNGTDDNAKDERPQPGPYVALGDSYTSGPKIPRQSKTPAGCDRSDHNYPAVVARQLGVTAADFRDVSCSGATITDLTTPQKTSNGTNPAQLSALSTRTRLVTLGIGGNDIGFGSTVTKCVTMGAMYRAIRSDRLFSDDAPCKKQYVDGGTDEVAQKIQTAGRKLSAVLAEIEQRAPKARVYVVGYPVILPAEGKGCGRELPLAPGDATYLHGKGNQLNTMLRAQAEAAGATYVDTYSPSVGHDACSAQKTRWIEPLRPSSPAAAVHPNARGEKGMADAVLRAIDA
- a CDS encoding LuxR C-terminal-related transcriptional regulator translates to MPTVLIVNDRKLHRLSYRLLLDSEPDLNAVGEAAGGAEAIRMTAALLPDVVLMHILKPSTESIDTVRCIARGDSPSRSRVLLLAPAGLDGYAWAALAAGADALLPEHTAPHELTASIRAVAAGGAVIPPDLTCPLIDTVRRRPSVSTTLPTERLDALTERERQVLATVASGWSTTEIAERLSLAESTVKSHVGSILTKIGVRDRVQAVNLAYDTGLVRPS
- a CDS encoding DedA family protein; this encodes MNALSDLLGHISPASAYMVVAAAVLAESILLVGAFIPTLTLLLTAGALARTGQVSLLLVIAAAVGAVVVGDFLAHRTGRYLGDRLRGGAMGRRIPDAAWGRAETLMRRHGGRAVFVARFLPVMRTLAPHSAGATRLRYRCIAPYSVIAACVWATAEAGVGYAAATSLQRVLMLGGPALALVVLMAIGGALLWRSRRRPSPPTQGPASEPSAKSSVHAQEGLTRPVS
- a CDS encoding class I SAM-dependent methyltransferase; translation: MNDWTTSHDRVLVQRNAEGWMFLIEAARDLRTTGAIAPSGKALARVLTDPVRAQAPHPLAVLEAGAGTGPVTRALIPRLSRGSRLDVVEANPRFAERLRRLVTTHSHLTATSAQVNVHQTYVEQLDTDQRYDVIVSGLPLTNFTPAQVERIMARYMELLHPGGTLTYFAYLGTCKARALTASRAEARRHAAVDEIMGAYQRTYATGRWTVWANVPPAYVWHLQRPHVSADHPEQQSVEARR
- a CDS encoding sensor histidine kinase, with amino-acid sequence MSRSKASRWAAAAGRAGLVAFLALAAAVNGASISGGQYLAPVIASAVVCAVAVLVPRLRWPLAPFLVTAVTAWWGWLTVPLLGIVMFDLAVARRMRVALGCAAVALGANLFGYPATRVWADQRYVSALFVLLLGVVVGLWLGNRRRLLQALAADVEHLRIEAQLREEAARIAERSRIAAEMHDVLAHRLSLIALHTGVLSTKSDMLPAPVTERLGLLRTTSVEALTDLRDVLGVLRGPDATPTSTALTPVMRAVGELADEARTAGQHIELTTDGLPERAPTTHRLAVYRIVQEALTNARKHADGAPVTVRIDYGPPATLVEVTNPPGTPRTDTVGSGYGLVGLRERVTALGGRLDSGPAGAGAWRLAARIPHPAGIEENGTPT